In a single window of the Prionailurus viverrinus isolate Anna chromosome D3, UM_Priviv_1.0, whole genome shotgun sequence genome:
- the LOC125148596 gene encoding LOW QUALITY PROTEIN: disintegrin and metalloproteinase domain-containing protein 1a-like (The sequence of the model RefSeq protein was modified relative to this genomic sequence to represent the inferred CDS: inserted 1 base in 1 codon) has protein sequence MDTGRTPSTXFTMAMPVAASVRHSASSLSSLQKYQVVTHEAGRALLTRAPQMKGSRWALVVPGPPCVRLGIMLVLVLIFLPTLYCDLGSVYYSSYETVIPKSLTVKGREDPVEKASYMLLMQGQKWTIHLKAKTDCFVKDFPVFSYHGGVLGQEMPFISHDCHYEGYIEGVPGSFVSLNTCSGLRGILIKEGKPYGIKPKDTSKRSEHVLYTMAHQARVSCGVTSNGSQVAPASRQQGSRKPHSPQAPSSFWSHTKYVEMFVVVNNQRFQMWGSDVSETVQRVMDITALANSFTRGINTEVVLAGMEIWTEGDLIEVPADLQVTLGNFNSWRQEKLSRRVKHDVAHMIVGHRPEGDVGQAFLSGACSSGFAAAVESFHHEDVLLFAALMAHELGHNLGIRHDHSACACRDKRLCLMRENITKEGGFSNCSSDYFYQFLREHKGGCLFNKPRPQHRLRRNAECGNGVLEDNEECDCGPDCGNNRCCDQTCRLKENAKCSPGPCCNETCGFAEKGFICRPALGECDLPEYCDGTTAICPHDTYKQDGTTCERVHYCVQGVCRTPDIQCLHVFGYPARSAPEDCYISMNTKGDRFGNCGFPTSPRSEYIKCEDENIYCGKIICTNIKHVPEIKPNQTMIQVPHKDDFCWSMDVYDITDIPDNGYVHIGTLCAPEKICMNRSCTDHAVLNYDCEPKEMCNGRGVCNNLKHCHCEAGYAPPNCKTAGNGGSVDSGSPSAPHPGETQNTTTVHKDKENFSDYLLILLLILLGTVLITVCVIILCKCTKEAHPEPTEKGPEKAVVKPQEPEIPAAEEAAEEPPSEEKEKEKEKEKEKEEEEEEEKEKEKEEEEEEEEEEEEEEEEEEESEP, from the exons ATGGACACAGGCCGCACACCATCAA GATTCACAATGGCCATGCCAGTGGCAGCCTCTGTGAGACACTCTGCCTCCTCCTTGTCTTCTCTACAGAAATACCAAGTGGTTACACATGAGGCTGGCAGAGCGCTTCTGACTCGGGCTCCCCAAATGAAGGGCTCGAGGTGGGCACTAGTGGTGCCGGGACCTCCGTGTGTCAGGTTGGGGATCATGCTAGTGTTGGTGCTGATTTTCCTGCCAACCTTGTACTGTGACCTGGGATCTGTATATTACTCTTCTTATGAAACAGTCATCCCCAAGAGCCTGACAGTCAAGGGAAGGGAAGACCCAGTGGAAAAGGCATCCTATATGCTCTTAATGCAGGGCCAGAAATGGACGATTCACCTGAAGGCGAAGACAGACTGTTTTGTGAAGGACTTCCCAGTCTTCAGCTACCACGGTGGCGTCCTGGGGCAAGAAATGCCTTTCATCTCACATGACTGTCACTATGAAGGCTACATAGAAGGAGTCCCGGgttcttttgtttctctcaacACCTGTTCAGGCCTCAGGGGCATCCTGATTAAGGAGGGGAAACCCTATGGCATTAAGCCCAAGGACACTTCGAAACGCTCTGAACATGTGTTGTACACGATGGCACACCAAGCTCGAGTCTCCTGTGGGGTCACTTCCAACGGCAGCCAAGTGGCGCCTGCCAGCCGGCAGCAGGGGAGCAGGAAGCCTCACAGTCCACAGGCACCGTCCTCCTTTTGGTCACACACCAAGTACGTGGAGATGTTTGTTGTGGTCAACAACCAGCGGTTCCAAATGTGGGGCAGTGACGTCAGTGAGACAGTCCAGAGGGTCATGGACATCACCGCTCTGGCCAACAGCTTCACCAGGGGGATAAACACAGAGGTGGTGCTGGCGGGAATGGAGATTTGGACCGAGGGGGACCTCATAGAAGTCCCGGCGGACTTGCAAGTTACACTCGGGAATTTCAACAGCTGGAGACAGGAGAAGCTCTCCCGTCGCGTGAAGCACGATGTTGCCCACATGATCGTCGGACATCGTCCTGAAGGAGACGTGGGACAGGCATTTCTCAGTGGTGCCTGTTCAAGTGGCTTTGCGGCAGCCGTTGAGTCCTTCCATCATGAAGACGTCCTCCTGTTTGCAGCGCTCATGGCCCATGAGCTTGGGCACAACTTGGGTATTCGGCACGACCACTCGGCCTGCGCTTGTAGAGATAAACGCTTGTGCCTCATGCGTGAAAATATCACCAAAGAAGGTGGCTTCAGCAACTGCAGCTCTGATTACTTCTACCAGTTCCTCCGGGAACACAAAGGGGGCTGCCTATTTAACAAGCCTCGGCCCCAACATCGCCTGCGTAGGAATGCAGAGTGTGGAAATGGTGTGTTGGAGGACAATGAGGAGTGTGACTGTGGACCTGACTGTGGTAATAACCGGTGCTGTGACCAAACATGTAGGCTGAAGGAAAATGCAAAGTGTAGTCCTGGACCCTGCTGTAATGAAACATGTGGATTTGCAGAAAAGGGATTCATATGTCGTCCTGCTCTTGGAGAGTGTGACCTTCCTGAATATTGTGATGGTACGACTGCAATATGCCCCCACGACACATACAAGCAAGATGGTACAACTTGTGAAAGAGTTCACTATTGTGTTCAGGGTGTGTGCAGGACCCCAGATATTCAATGTCTACATGTTTTTGGGTACCCTGCAAGGTCTGCCCCAGAAGACTGTTACATTTCCATGAACACCAAAGGAGACCGATTTGGAAACTGTGGCTTTCCCACATCACCTAGGTCAGAATACATTAAATGTGAGGATGAAAACATATATTGTGGGAAAATCATATGTACAAATATTAAACATGTACCAGAAAtcaaacctaatcaaacaatgaTTCAGGTCCCTCATAAAGATGATTTCTGCTGGAGCATGGATGTCTATGACATTACTGATATCCCTGATAATGGATATGTGCACATTGGCACTCTTTGTGCCCCAGAGAAAATCTGTATGAATCGCTCCTGCACTGATCATGCTGTGCTCAACTACGACTGTGAACCGAAAGAAATGTGTAATGGGAGAGGAGTTTGCAACAATTTAAAGCACTGCCATTGTGAGGCTGGCTATGCACCCCCCAACTGCAAAACTGCAGGAAATGGGGGTAGTGTGGACAGTGGCTCTCCTAGTGCACCACACCCAGGTGAAACTCAAAACACTACCACTGttcacaaagataaagaaaatttctCAGACTATTTGCTCATATTACTCCTGATACTTTTGGGCACAGTATTGATAACTGTTTGTGTCATCATCCTTTGTAAATGTACAAAAGAAGCTCATCCAGAACCCACAGAAAAGGGTCCAGAAAAGGCTGTGGTAAAGCCCCAAGAGCCTGAAATACCTGCAGCAGAAGAGGCAGCTGAAGAACCTCcatcagaagagaaagagaaagagaaagagaaagagaaagagaaagaggaagaggaagaggaagagaaagagaaagagaaagaggaagaggaggaagaggaagaggaagaagaggaagaggaagaggaagaggaggaatcaGAGCCATAA